The Oceanisphaera avium genome includes a region encoding these proteins:
- a CDS encoding histidine kinase, protein MAREQIPLVRLTHSTAMRTLLAFMLVIAVTLVSMLGGMYQGEAIRGDAEAINKSGSLRMQAYRLALLSRESNPQIIADYIVQFENTLNTSALLSAIEKNDQPALSSQYARVVYQWQELMLPLLQKTPLQQRDFNVEVPIFVTLLDELVKELQLESEYKLHVIRSLQVGTLFICVMLGIIVTLRVHNNVLIPLKELVNLAKKIGRGSFEGRVKVIARNELGVLADTLNQMSAQLSELYTHLEQKVDEKTQELQLSNRSLALLFNSAQRLYNHSGANPQPIFAELLKPIEQTLNLGPVSLCLTSTLDNPNHEAHSALTSTPGHAPDYCQLPNCAQCPLFINKGLTEHGTQVVSFAIRGARDDLGQLRVEVPLGTVLEHWQQQLITALTELFSASLNLHHLGHNQARIALMEERAVIARELHDSLAQVLSYQKIQLARLKKQIALEAPPAEINDTVIEIQTGLSSAYRQLRELLVTFRIKLDTPGLGAALHSTVGEFSELTEVNIQTQYRLEHCPLTPNEEIHCLQIIREALSNVVKHAQAQHCMVTLYQEESGTIHLCIEDDGIGITSSDSPAGHYGLSILTERAHSLSGDITIEALEQGTGIYVQFLPHYKRCQ, encoded by the coding sequence ATGGCCAGAGAACAGATACCGTTGGTGCGCTTAACTCACTCTACTGCTATGCGCACTTTGCTGGCTTTTATGTTAGTGATTGCTGTGACTTTAGTGAGCATGTTGGGGGGCATGTACCAAGGAGAGGCGATACGCGGTGATGCTGAAGCCATTAATAAGTCGGGTAGTTTGCGCATGCAAGCTTATCGCTTGGCATTGTTAAGTCGTGAGTCAAATCCCCAGATTATTGCAGACTATATTGTGCAATTTGAAAATACCTTAAATACGAGTGCGCTGCTAAGTGCCATTGAGAAAAATGATCAGCCTGCACTTTCGTCTCAATATGCGCGGGTAGTGTATCAGTGGCAGGAGCTGATGTTGCCGCTGCTACAGAAAACACCCCTTCAACAGCGTGACTTTAATGTGGAGGTGCCTATTTTTGTTACCTTGTTAGATGAGCTCGTTAAAGAGTTGCAGCTGGAGTCAGAGTACAAGCTACACGTGATCCGTAGCCTGCAAGTAGGCACGTTATTTATTTGTGTCATGCTCGGAATAATCGTGACCTTAAGAGTCCATAATAATGTGCTAATACCGTTAAAAGAGCTGGTTAATTTAGCCAAAAAAATAGGGCGTGGTTCTTTTGAGGGCCGCGTTAAGGTCATAGCGCGCAATGAATTAGGCGTATTAGCGGACACCCTCAATCAAATGAGTGCACAATTGAGTGAGCTCTATACTCATCTTGAGCAAAAAGTGGATGAAAAAACTCAAGAGTTACAACTGAGTAACCGTTCTTTAGCCCTATTATTTAATAGTGCACAACGCCTTTATAATCACAGCGGTGCTAATCCTCAGCCCATTTTTGCTGAATTACTCAAGCCCATTGAGCAAACCCTGAACTTAGGGCCCGTCTCTTTATGTTTAACTAGTACTTTAGACAACCCTAACCATGAAGCGCACAGTGCTTTAACCTCTACTCCAGGTCATGCACCAGATTATTGTCAGTTACCTAATTGTGCACAATGCCCGCTTTTTATAAATAAAGGTCTGACTGAGCACGGTACTCAAGTGGTTAGTTTTGCTATTCGTGGTGCGCGCGATGACTTAGGGCAGCTTAGGGTGGAAGTGCCACTAGGGACTGTACTTGAGCATTGGCAGCAGCAGTTAATAACAGCCTTAACGGAGCTTTTTTCTGCGTCTTTAAATTTGCATCATTTAGGTCATAACCAAGCCCGTATTGCATTAATGGAAGAGCGAGCCGTGATTGCCAGAGAGCTACACGACTCTTTAGCCCAAGTGTTGTCTTATCAAAAAATTCAGCTAGCGCGGCTTAAAAAGCAAATCGCCCTAGAAGCCCCACCAGCTGAGATTAACGACACCGTCATCGAGATACAAACTGGACTTAGCAGTGCCTATCGCCAACTTCGGGAGTTACTGGTTACGTTTCGCATTAAATTAGATACCCCAGGCTTAGGCGCGGCGTTGCACAGTACTGTGGGAGAATTTTCTGAGCTAACAGAGGTTAACATTCAGACTCAATATCGCTTAGAGCATTGCCCGCTGACTCCCAATGAAGAAATTCATTGTTTGCAAATTATTCGAGAAGCGTTGAGCAATGTGGTTAAACATGCCCAAGCTCAACATTGTATGGTGACTCTTTATCAAGAGGAGTCAGGTACGATTCATTTATGTATCGAGGATGATGGCATTGGTATTACAAGTAGCGATAGCCCAGCAGGACACTATGGCCTGAGTATTTTAACTGAACGAGCACACAGTTTATCTGGCGATATTACCATAGAGGCGCTGGAGCAGGGCACGGGGATTTATGTGCAATTTTTGCCCCATTATAAGCGCTGCCAATAA
- a CDS encoding MFS transporter: MSNNIEKWDVEDPIFWESTGKKIAKRNLWLSIPNLLLGFAIWLMWGIITVQMLNLGFPFTPVELFTLTAISGLAGATFRIPASFMIRISGGRNTIVFTTILLMVPAIGTGLALQDTQTPLWVFQLLALLSGIGGGKFACSMSNISGFFPKSQQGLALGLNAGLGNFGVTTMQILIPLVMTMSIFGSLAGGSMELMKDSGTLIGSIPAGSQTWIQNAGWVWLIFLIPLIGMSWVGMNNLLPITPEPGSVVGAFSKVLGLYGISFITSVVGLYLYLPEPMGIGVLNMWLAMPLIMISSLGLLRLIPGSIKPNIKRQFSIFKDKHTWSMSVLYILTFGSFIGFSMALPLSITVIFGYLNEVAADGTVSRVINPNAPSALTYAWIGPFVGALARPIGGWISDRFGGSLVTQIITFIMVVASVALGYTLKLAYSSAHPEVYFFTFISLFLVLFAASGIGNGSTFRSIGVIYNREQAGPVLGWTSAIAGYGSFVAPIVIGEQIKAGTPEIAMYGFAGFYALCLLLNWWFYLRKNAYVKNP, translated from the coding sequence ATGAGCAACAACATAGAAAAATGGGATGTTGAAGATCCCATATTCTGGGAGTCCACAGGCAAAAAAATTGCTAAGCGTAATTTATGGCTCTCAATTCCTAATTTATTACTGGGTTTTGCCATTTGGCTAATGTGGGGAATTATTACCGTACAAATGCTCAATTTAGGCTTTCCATTTACGCCCGTTGAGCTATTTACTTTAACCGCCATTTCTGGCTTAGCCGGCGCCACCTTTCGTATTCCCGCCTCTTTTATGATTCGTATCTCAGGTGGGCGAAACACCATCGTCTTTACCACCATTTTGTTAATGGTACCCGCCATTGGCACGGGCCTCGCTTTACAAGATACCCAAACGCCCCTGTGGGTCTTTCAGCTGCTGGCGCTGTTATCGGGCATTGGTGGCGGTAAGTTTGCCTGCTCTATGAGCAATATCAGTGGCTTTTTCCCTAAAAGCCAACAGGGGCTGGCGCTGGGCTTAAATGCTGGTTTAGGTAATTTTGGCGTCACCACCATGCAAATCTTAATCCCGCTGGTGATGACCATGAGTATCTTTGGCAGTTTAGCCGGTGGCTCCATGGAGCTAATGAAAGATAGCGGCACCTTAATTGGCAGTATTCCCGCAGGCTCTCAAACTTGGATTCAAAATGCCGGTTGGGTGTGGTTGATATTTCTTATTCCATTAATTGGCATGAGTTGGGTAGGCATGAATAACTTACTGCCCATTACTCCCGAACCGGGCTCTGTGGTCGGCGCTTTTAGTAAAGTCTTAGGTTTATACGGCATTAGTTTTATTACCTCAGTAGTGGGTTTGTATCTCTACTTACCTGAGCCGATGGGCATAGGGGTATTAAATATGTGGTTAGCCATGCCGCTGATTATGATCAGTAGTTTAGGTCTACTGCGCCTCATTCCTGGCAGCATTAAACCCAATATAAAGCGCCAATTTAGCATCTTTAAAGACAAACATACTTGGTCAATGAGTGTGCTTTACATTTTAACCTTTGGCTCATTTATCGGCTTTTCAATGGCGCTGCCCCTGTCTATTACGGTAATTTTTGGTTATCTGAATGAGGTCGCCGCAGATGGCACTGTGAGTCGCGTCATTAACCCTAATGCACCTAGCGCCTTAACGTATGCCTGGATTGGGCCTTTTGTCGGCGCACTGGCTCGCCCCATTGGCGGTTGGATTTCTGACCGTTTTGGTGGCTCTTTAGTCACCCAAATTATCACCTTTATTATGGTGGTGGCCTCTGTGGCACTGGGCTACACCTTAAAACTTGCTTATAGCTCCGCCCATCCTGAAGTCTACTTTTTTACCTTTATTAGCTTGTTCTTAGTGCTGTTTGCCGCCTCCGGCATTGGTAATGGCTCCACATTTCGAAGCATTGGCGTGATTTATAACCGCGAGCAAGCCGGTCCCGTATTAGGTTGGACTTCCGCTATTGCCGGTTATGGCTCTTTCGTGGCGCCCATTGTTATTGGTGAGCAAATTAAAGCCGGTACCCCAGAAATTGCCATGTACGGCTTCGCTGGGTTTTACGCCCTGTGCTTGCTCTTGAACTGGTGGTTCTATTTGCGAAAAAACGCCTACGTGAAAAACCCGTAA
- a CDS encoding MFS transporter: MKISDLFNYKKPEIKALHLTWIAFYICFFVWFNMAPLATSMLKDLGWLTAEDLRLFAIANVALTIPARILVGMGLDKWGPRRVFSVLMVTMAIPAIAFAFGETRTQLLVSRLVLSSIGAGFVVGIHMTAMWFKPRDIGFAEGFYAGWGNFGSAAAAMTLPMLAFNVFGGVDGWRYAIANTAILMALYGVYYWFAITDGPAGTVHHKPRQVSAMEVSSWADMVKLIIWTIPMIGILSLLVWRIADMGYLSSTWTWAFHGVIALIVLYQVVQILRVNLPILRRGVPEDDKYPFNSVAALNSTYFANFGAELAVISMLPMFFEMTWGLTPTTAGMIAASFAFINLVARPIGGLVSDKCGNRRLVMLVYMIGIAIGFALMGLMNASWSLVLAVAVTILCSVFVQGAEGATFGIIPSIKRRLTGQISGMAGAYGNVGAVFYLTLYTFVTPSQFFFIIAAGALLSFAACFFWLKEPEGAFGEEYVISSVDLELAANPQASK; the protein is encoded by the coding sequence ATGAAAATATCTGACTTATTTAATTACAAAAAACCAGAAATAAAGGCGCTACACCTGACGTGGATTGCCTTTTATATCTGCTTCTTCGTGTGGTTCAATATGGCACCCTTAGCGACCAGTATGCTAAAAGATCTCGGCTGGTTGACCGCCGAAGATTTACGACTCTTTGCTATCGCCAACGTCGCCTTAACCATACCCGCACGCATTTTGGTGGGGATGGGATTAGATAAGTGGGGACCAAGGCGGGTGTTCTCGGTGCTCATGGTGACCATGGCTATTCCCGCTATCGCCTTTGCCTTTGGCGAAACGCGCACCCAATTATTAGTATCACGCTTAGTATTGAGCTCTATTGGTGCCGGCTTCGTGGTGGGTATTCATATGACCGCCATGTGGTTTAAGCCAAGAGACATAGGTTTTGCCGAAGGCTTTTATGCAGGCTGGGGAAATTTTGGCTCTGCCGCCGCCGCCATGACCTTGCCGATGCTGGCTTTTAATGTCTTTGGTGGGGTAGATGGCTGGCGCTACGCCATTGCCAATACTGCCATCTTAATGGCACTTTATGGGGTGTATTACTGGTTTGCTATCACCGATGGCCCTGCCGGCACAGTGCATCATAAGCCACGTCAAGTGAGCGCCATGGAAGTCAGCTCTTGGGCCGACATGGTGAAGTTAATCATTTGGACTATTCCTATGATTGGCATCTTATCGTTACTGGTATGGCGTATCGCCGATATGGGCTATCTGAGTAGCACGTGGACTTGGGCCTTTCATGGCGTCATTGCGCTCATCGTACTTTATCAAGTGGTACAAATCCTGCGCGTTAACCTACCCATTTTGCGCCGTGGTGTGCCTGAGGATGATAAATACCCATTTAATTCAGTAGCAGCGCTTAATTCTACCTACTTTGCTAATTTTGGCGCCGAGTTGGCAGTCATCTCCATGTTACCCATGTTCTTTGAAATGACCTGGGGCCTCACACCCACTACCGCCGGCATGATAGCCGCCTCGTTCGCTTTTATTAACTTAGTCGCCCGCCCCATCGGGGGTTTAGTGTCTGATAAGTGTGGCAACCGCCGCTTAGTGATGCTGGTCTACATGATTGGTATTGCCATCGGTTTTGCACTGATGGGCTTGATGAACGCAAGTTGGTCGTTAGTGCTGGCCGTCGCGGTTACTATTTTATGTTCTGTGTTTGTCCAAGGCGCCGAAGGAGCCACCTTTGGCATTATTCCCTCTATTAAACGCCGCTTAACCGGGCAAATCTCTGGTATGGCCGGTGCTTACGGTAATGTGGGCGCCGTGTTTTATCTCACGCTTTACACCTTTGTTACGCCCTCCCAATTCTTTTTCATTATCGCTGCAGGAGCCCTGCTAAGTTTTGCCGCCTGTTTCTTTTGGCTCAAAGAGCCAGAAGGCGCCTTTGGCGAAGAATATGTCATTTCGTCGGTGGATCTTGAGCTTGCAGCCAACCCACAGGCCAGCAAGTAA
- a CDS encoding nitrate reductase subunit alpha has protein sequence MSRILDQLHFLKRKQGEFADGHGETRKESREWEDGYRDRWQYDKIVRSTHGVNCTGSCSWKIYVKNGLITWETQQTDYPRTRPDLPNHEPRGCPRGASYSWYIYSANRVKYPKVRKALLKLWREARTTLAPVDAWQSIVESPEKSKAYKSQRGLGGFIRSNWDEVNEIIAAANVYTTKAYGPDRVVGFSPIPAMSMISYAAGSRYLSLMGGVCLSFYDWYCDLPPASPMVWGEQTDVPESADWYNSNYIIAWGSNVPQTRTPDAHFFTEVRYKGAKTVAVTPDYAEVAKLTDLWLNPKQGTDAALAQAFCHVIFKEFHLDNPSAYFTDYVRRYSDFPMLVVLEDFESGFKPTRFLRASDLTDNLGQENNPEWKTIAIDSLSNELVSPLGSIGYRWNEKGKWNIEAREGTDGKDVELQLSLLDEGNEVEVAFPYFGGDLHDHFQHVEGEGVQFRRVPSRELTLIDGSKVRVATVFDISAAGLAIDRGLGDNNVASSYDQADIPGTPAWQEAITGVSRELVIQVAREFADNADKTKGKSMIIVGAGMNHWYHMDMNYRGLINMLIMCGCIGKSGGGWAHYVGQEKLRPQTGWLPVAFGLDWSAPPRHMNGTSFFYNHSSQWRHESMDMHEILSPMADKSQFPKHALDYNIQAERGGWLPSAPQLNRNPLAVCREANATGMDVKDYVVKSLEEGSLRFACEQPDNPDNFPRNMFIWRSNLLGSSGKGHEYMLKYLLGTPKHGVMNQDTGQQGFKPTEVDWAEEAAIGKIDLVTTLDFRMSSTCVYSDIVLPTATWYEKDDMNTSDMHPFIHPLSAAIDPAWESRTDWAIFKGLAKKFSELTDGHLGVEQDIVTIPMQHDSQGELAQPFGGTDWKSAGEPLVPGKNAPNMVVVERDFPNTYKKFTSLGPLLNTKGNGGKGISWNTDDEVTFLGQLNKKVLEEGVSKGRPQIDSAIDACETVLSLAPETNGHVAVKAWAALSEFTGRDHSHLAVGKEHESIRFKDIQAQPRKIISSPTWSGLEDEHVSYNACYTNVHELIPWRTITGRQQFYQDHPWMQAFGEQLMSYRPPVNTRTIDQVKGQRSNGNTEIVLNWITPHQKWGIHSTYSDNLLMLTLSRGGPIIWLSETDAKKAGIEDNDWVECFNANGALTARAVVSQRVKEGMVMMYHAQERIVNVPGSETTKTRGGHHNSVTRVVLKPTHMIGAYAQQSYGFNYYGTVGCNRDEFVVVRKMSKVDWLDGSNTDDLPQPLPQNL, from the coding sequence ATGAGTCGAATTTTAGACCAACTGCACTTTCTAAAAAGAAAGCAAGGCGAGTTCGCCGATGGCCATGGCGAAACTCGTAAAGAGTCTCGTGAATGGGAAGACGGTTATCGCGACCGCTGGCAATACGACAAAATTGTCCGCTCCACCCATGGCGTAAATTGCACCGGCTCTTGTTCATGGAAAATTTACGTTAAAAACGGGCTGATCACCTGGGAAACGCAACAAACGGACTATCCGCGCACCCGCCCCGACTTACCTAACCATGAGCCTCGTGGCTGTCCGCGTGGCGCCAGCTACAGCTGGTATATTTATAGCGCCAATCGCGTTAAATACCCCAAGGTGCGCAAGGCACTATTAAAGCTATGGCGCGAAGCCCGAACCACCTTAGCACCGGTGGATGCTTGGCAGAGCATTGTTGAAAGCCCAGAAAAGTCCAAAGCCTATAAGAGTCAACGCGGTTTAGGTGGTTTTATTCGCTCAAACTGGGATGAAGTAAATGAAATCATTGCCGCAGCTAACGTCTATACCACCAAGGCGTATGGCCCCGACCGCGTAGTGGGCTTTTCGCCGATACCGGCCATGTCGATGATCAGTTACGCTGCCGGCTCACGTTACTTATCACTGATGGGAGGCGTGTGTTTAAGTTTCTATGACTGGTACTGCGACTTACCGCCCGCCTCCCCCATGGTATGGGGTGAGCAAACTGACGTTCCTGAGTCTGCTGATTGGTATAACTCCAATTACATTATTGCTTGGGGCTCAAACGTGCCACAAACCCGTACCCCAGATGCGCACTTCTTTACTGAAGTTCGCTACAAAGGTGCCAAAACCGTGGCGGTGACCCCCGACTATGCCGAAGTGGCCAAGCTGACCGACTTATGGCTAAACCCTAAGCAAGGCACAGACGCGGCCTTAGCCCAAGCCTTCTGTCATGTGATCTTCAAAGAATTCCACTTAGATAACCCCAGCGCCTACTTCACCGATTATGTGCGTCGTTATTCTGACTTCCCTATGTTAGTGGTGTTAGAAGACTTTGAAAGCGGCTTTAAACCCACCCGTTTCTTACGCGCCTCAGATCTTACCGACAATCTTGGTCAAGAGAATAACCCTGAATGGAAAACCATTGCCATTGACAGTTTATCCAATGAGCTGGTCTCGCCTTTGGGCTCCATTGGTTATCGTTGGAATGAAAAAGGTAAATGGAATATTGAGGCGCGCGAAGGCACAGACGGTAAAGACGTTGAGCTGCAATTATCACTACTGGATGAAGGCAATGAGGTTGAAGTGGCGTTCCCCTATTTTGGCGGTGATTTGCACGATCATTTCCAACACGTTGAAGGGGAAGGCGTGCAGTTTCGTCGCGTGCCAAGCCGTGAGCTGACGCTCATTGATGGCAGCAAGGTGCGCGTGGCAACTGTGTTTGATATCAGTGCCGCCGGACTCGCCATTGACCGAGGTTTAGGCGATAACAACGTCGCCAGTAGCTACGATCAGGCAGATATTCCTGGCACCCCTGCCTGGCAAGAAGCCATTACCGGTGTCAGTCGTGAGCTGGTGATCCAAGTGGCCCGTGAGTTTGCCGACAATGCCGATAAAACCAAGGGTAAGTCGATGATTATCGTCGGTGCCGGTATGAACCACTGGTATCACATGGACATGAACTATCGTGGCTTGATCAACATGTTGATCATGTGTGGTTGTATCGGTAAGAGCGGCGGCGGTTGGGCACACTATGTGGGACAAGAAAAACTGCGCCCTCAAACCGGTTGGTTGCCGGTGGCCTTTGGCTTGGACTGGAGTGCACCGCCGCGTCATATGAACGGCACCAGCTTCTTCTATAATCACAGCTCCCAATGGCGCCATGAAAGCATGGATATGCACGAGATTTTATCTCCCATGGCCGACAAGTCGCAGTTTCCAAAGCACGCCCTGGATTACAACATTCAAGCCGAACGTGGCGGTTGGTTACCCAGCGCACCCCAATTAAACCGCAACCCACTAGCCGTGTGTCGAGAAGCCAACGCCACCGGTATGGACGTGAAAGACTATGTGGTGAAATCATTAGAAGAGGGCTCATTGCGCTTTGCCTGTGAGCAACCAGATAATCCAGATAACTTCCCACGAAACATGTTTATCTGGCGTTCAAACCTGTTGGGCTCCTCCGGTAAGGGGCATGAATATATGCTCAAATATTTACTGGGCACCCCTAAGCACGGCGTGATGAACCAAGACACTGGCCAGCAAGGCTTTAAGCCCACCGAGGTGGATTGGGCAGAAGAGGCAGCCATCGGCAAAATTGACTTGGTCACCACGCTCGACTTTAGAATGTCTTCTACCTGTGTTTATTCCGATATCGTGTTGCCGACCGCCACTTGGTATGAAAAAGACGACATGAACACCTCGGATATGCACCCCTTTATTCATCCTTTATCTGCGGCTATCGATCCGGCGTGGGAGTCTCGTACCGACTGGGCCATTTTTAAAGGCTTGGCGAAAAAATTCTCAGAGCTCACTGACGGCCACTTAGGCGTTGAGCAAGACATTGTCACCATCCCGATGCAGCACGACAGCCAAGGCGAGCTTGCACAACCTTTTGGTGGCACCGATTGGAAGTCCGCCGGCGAACCTTTAGTGCCAGGTAAAAATGCGCCCAATATGGTGGTGGTGGAGCGGGACTTCCCGAACACCTATAAAAAATTCACCTCGCTGGGCCCCTTGCTCAACACTAAGGGTAATGGCGGTAAAGGCATTAGTTGGAATACCGATGATGAAGTCACTTTCTTAGGCCAGCTTAACAAAAAGGTACTTGAAGAAGGCGTGAGTAAAGGCAGACCGCAAATTGACTCTGCCATTGATGCCTGTGAAACCGTCTTGTCATTGGCACCGGAAACCAACGGCCATGTGGCGGTGAAAGCCTGGGCCGCTTTATCTGAGTTTACTGGGCGCGATCACTCGCACTTAGCCGTAGGTAAAGAACACGAGTCGATTCGCTTTAAGGATATTCAAGCTCAACCAAGAAAAATCATCTCCAGCCCTACTTGGTCGGGCCTTGAAGATGAACATGTCAGCTATAACGCCTGTTACACCAACGTGCATGAGCTGATCCCGTGGCGCACCATTACTGGCCGCCAGCAGTTTTACCAAGACCATCCTTGGATGCAGGCTTTTGGTGAACAATTGATGAGCTATCGCCCGCCTGTCAACACGCGCACCATCGACCAAGTAAAGGGGCAACGCAGCAACGGCAATACCGAGATTGTCTTGAACTGGATTACGCCGCACCAAAAATGGGGCATTCACAGTACCTATTCTGACAACCTATTAATGCTCACCCTTAGCCGCGGTGGCCCCATTATTTGGCTATCTGAAACCGACGCGAAAAAAGCCGGTATTGAAGATAACGATTGGGTGGAATGCTTTAACGCCAACGGCGCTCTCACCGCGCGCGCTGTGGTTAGCCAACGCGTAAAAGAAGGCATGGTCATGATGTATCACGCTCAAGAGCGCATTGTTAACGTGCCCGGCTCTGAAACCACTAAAACCCGTGGCGGACACCATAACTCAGTGACTCGCGTTGTACTCAAACCGACTCATATGATTGGCGCTTATGCCCAGCAATCTTACGGCTTTAACTACTACGGCACCGTGGGCTGTAACCGCGATGAGTTTGTGGTGGTACGCAAGATGAGCAAAGTTGATTGGTTGGATGGCTCAAATACCGATGATCTGCCACAACCATTACCGCAAAATCTTTAA
- the narH gene encoding nitrate reductase subunit beta: protein MKIRSQVAMVLNLDKCIGCHTCSVTCKNVWTSREGMEYAWFNNVETKPGIGYPKEWENQNKWKGGWVRNADGSIRPRIGGKFRVLANIFANPDLPEIDDYYEPFDFDYQHLHTAPEVAHQPTARPRSVITGKRMEKIEWGPNWEEILGTEFAKRRKDKNFDNIQADIYGEYENTFMMYLPRLCEHCLNPTCAAACPSGAIYKREEDGIVLIDQDKCRGWRMCISGCPYKKIYYNWKTGKSEKCIFCYPRIEAGMPTICSETCVGRIRYLGVLLYDADQIHEVASTPNEHDLYPKQLAMFLDPNDPAVIAQAKKDGVPDSVITAAQRSPVYKMAVEWKLALPLHPEYRTLPMVWYVPPLSPIQNAAENGKIAMNGVLPDVDSLRIPLRYLANLLTAGDEKPVKHALKRLLAMRAYKRAEHVDGVEDLTALEEVGLSKEMADEMYRYLAIADYEDRFVIPTAHREEAMSDAFAERNGCGFSFGNGCGGGGEEETANMFGGKKHTAREVMKTVQVWEK, encoded by the coding sequence ATGAAAATCCGTTCACAAGTTGCCATGGTTCTAAATCTCGATAAGTGCATTGGTTGCCACACTTGTTCAGTTACCTGTAAAAACGTGTGGACCAGCCGTGAAGGTATGGAGTACGCCTGGTTCAATAACGTAGAAACCAAACCCGGTATTGGCTACCCCAAAGAATGGGAAAACCAAAATAAATGGAAAGGCGGCTGGGTGCGTAACGCCGATGGTTCTATTCGCCCGCGCATTGGCGGTAAATTTCGCGTGTTAGCTAATATTTTCGCTAACCCCGACTTACCCGAAATCGACGATTACTACGAACCCTTTGATTTTGATTACCAACATTTGCATACCGCTCCCGAAGTGGCGCACCAGCCCACCGCGCGTCCACGTTCGGTGATCACCGGTAAACGGATGGAAAAAATTGAATGGGGTCCCAACTGGGAAGAAATTTTAGGCACCGAGTTTGCTAAGCGCCGCAAAGATAAAAACTTTGACAACATTCAGGCAGATATTTACGGCGAATATGAAAATACATTTATGATGTATTTGCCCCGTCTGTGTGAGCATTGCCTTAACCCAACCTGTGCCGCAGCCTGCCCTAGCGGTGCCATCTATAAGCGTGAAGAAGACGGCATTGTGTTGATTGACCAAGACAAGTGCCGGGGCTGGCGGATGTGCATTAGTGGTTGTCCGTATAAGAAAATTTACTACAACTGGAAAACCGGAAAGTCTGAAAAATGTATTTTCTGTTATCCACGCATCGAAGCGGGCATGCCAACCATTTGCTCAGAAACCTGTGTGGGACGCATTCGCTACTTGGGCGTTTTATTATATGACGCCGACCAGATCCATGAAGTGGCCAGTACTCCCAATGAACATGACTTGTATCCCAAACAATTAGCCATGTTCTTAGATCCCAACGATCCCGCTGTGATTGCTCAGGCCAAAAAAGATGGCGTGCCGGATTCTGTGATCACCGCCGCCCAACGCTCGCCTGTGTATAAGATGGCCGTAGAGTGGAAACTGGCACTGCCACTGCATCCTGAATATCGCACCTTGCCGATGGTGTGGTACGTGCCGCCATTGTCGCCGATTCAGAACGCCGCCGAAAATGGCAAAATTGCCATGAATGGTGTGCTGCCTGACGTAGACAGCTTGCGCATTCCGTTACGCTATTTAGCTAACTTACTCACCGCCGGTGATGAAAAGCCGGTGAAACACGCCCTCAAACGCCTGCTGGCCATGCGCGCTTATAAACGTGCCGAGCACGTAGACGGCGTTGAGGACTTAACGGCGTTAGAAGAAGTGGGCCTTAGCAAAGAGATGGCTGATGAAATGTATCGCTACTTAGCGATTGCCGATTATGAAGATCGCTTCGTGATCCCCACCGCACACCGTGAAGAAGCCATGTCCGATGCCTTTGCCGAGCGCAATGGCTGTGGCTTTAGTTTCGGTAATGGCTGTGGTGGTGGCGGTGAAGAAGAGACTGCCAATATGTTTGGTGGCAAAAAACACACCGCTCGTGAAGTGATGAAAACTGTACAAGTGTGGGAGAAATAA
- the narJ gene encoding nitrate reductase molybdenum cofactor assembly chaperone, translating to MQILKVISLLLDYPAQVVLEARDELAEAISTTRVISPEQRSALLALLSQVAERDLMDSQEAYVKLFNRGRHLSLLLFEHVHGESRDRGQAMVDLMAQYEKDGFDIGVKELPDYIPLYLEYLSYCDEPTARAGLADVEHLLALLAARLAEQDSAYSACFQALLQIAGFEPTQAINEVKEQVSQEEYDDSLEALDALWEEEAITFMGGNQSASCGSSGGKPVQVTPEAVAVPLHWLDFSRDASASTSSKM from the coding sequence ATGCAAATACTCAAAGTTATTTCGCTGTTATTGGACTACCCAGCTCAAGTCGTACTGGAGGCACGAGATGAGCTAGCTGAAGCTATCTCTACCACTCGTGTGATCAGCCCCGAGCAACGTAGTGCCCTATTGGCGCTACTCAGTCAGGTTGCTGAACGCGATCTCATGGATAGCCAAGAAGCTTACGTCAAGCTTTTTAACCGGGGTCGTCATTTATCGCTGTTGTTATTTGAACACGTGCATGGTGAGTCACGAGACCGTGGCCAAGCCATGGTCGACTTAATGGCACAGTACGAAAAAGACGGCTTCGATATTGGGGTCAAAGAGTTACCGGATTACATTCCGCTGTATTTGGAATACCTGTCTTATTGTGATGAACCCACGGCGCGCGCCGGCTTGGCCGATGTTGAGCATTTATTGGCTTTACTAGCGGCACGGTTAGCCGAGCAAGACAGTGCCTACAGCGCCTGTTTTCAAGCGCTGTTACAAATCGCCGGCTTTGAGCCGACCCAAGCCATTAACGAGGTAAAAGAGCAAGTCAGTCAAGAAGAATATGATGACAGCCTTGAGGCTCTCGATGCGCTATGGGAGGAAGAAGCCATCACCTTTATGGGCGGCAACCAAAGCGCAAGCTGTGGTTCGAGCGGTGGTAAGCCGGTACAGGTGACCCCTGAAGCAGTCGCCGTGCCACTGCACTGGCTTGATTTTAGCCGTGATGCCAGCGCATCCACATCCAGTAAAATGTAG